The following DNA comes from Triplophysa dalaica isolate WHDGS20190420 chromosome 10, ASM1584641v1, whole genome shotgun sequence.
CTTAAATTAAAGTGTTATCGTATAATCGGATGAGGAGGAAGAGTCAAATGAAGACAGACGGGAACACAGATCCTGTTTCAGTCAGACATGAATCAAACCTGTTGAATCAAGACTCGAGTTTCAGTGGTTGTCTAGAAAACACATCAATACCACAAAAACCCGTTCATGCAGTTTCGACGTCTGCGATGTGTCCCACAATCATAAACACTTCATCTGATTCTTCTCTCAATTTAAAGACAAGAAGCAGTTATCTTTATGTAAACCTGTGACACATGTTTACTCAGTGAACTTTAAAGGGATTAGAAACActaacactctctctctttctctcaacaggtattgttctggcttttgttgaagcTGACTTGGTATTATCACCttttgtattattgcttctgaATACTTttcgctttattgctccctgaactctctgtaagtcgctttggataaataaatgtaaatagttcacccacaaataaaacttctgttatcatttacttgtttcaaacctttataaacgccttgttctgttaaacacaaagatatttgtaagaatgttaggaATGTTAGCCACTATAGCTGCGTGTCATCGTCAACTACCATGGCGGGGAaattgttgttctgttgaacacaaagtgtgatattttcaagaattaaTGAACGTGGACAGttctttgacaaccattgtattCGTCCTACAGTGGCagttgatgatgtcacagaattgaaaatggttaacattcttctaaatatctttctttgcgtgctacagaacaaagtcatttatggaggtctgaaatgacataagcatgagcaaatgatgacagtattttcatttttggggttaACTGTCACTTTAACGTCATCTATTGTGTTGATTTGTATTGAGAAGAGCGCAGGATCCCCTGAAGGGGGTAAAAAACAGTCCAAGCGTCACGTCTCAGAGCCCCAGGGGCTGAAACACAGTCACTCGGGTTATTTAAAGAACACAAGAGGATAAAAATAGCTAATTTACACAACAGAGCCGGAGTTTTCTGTCTAATAATAGAAAACTTTATGATTGGCCTTTACTCGTGATGTCATGGCCATACTTGTCACGGCCGTACAGTACATTCATGTCTATATCATACTTCCTGTTTCCAATGGATGTTATATCTTTACTTAAGTGATTGTATCACATTCTTACAATTGTACTGAAACACATTACACATGAATGTTGTAACTTTTACGCAGTTACCACATATGCAAACATTTCGGTTCAAAAGTTAGTTTACATAACTTCCAAagaactgtttttatttgtactttcAATGTCTTACAGATGCTGAACTAGTGAAGGTTTAACCCCtacaatatacaaataaaagtagaatatgttgtgtgtgttttccaaaTCAGTCATCGCGCGCGCGCGTAACCGTTAATCAGACGGATTCACTTCAGTCAGGTTTATCGTGTCGAAGAAAAGCGTTTAAACGCTTCGTGTTTGGGTCAGTCGGACTCAATAAAGGTCAGATAAAACgttaaaagtagtttttttccCCCTTTGTGGGGTTTTAAACTCACCGCTGGAAGCAGAACTCAACTGACAGGGACTTCCGCCGCACGCGCGGTTCTATACAACTTTACCTCAGGTGCCGGGAAGCGCACTGATTGGCTGGAAATCGACCAGGGGCGTTACCGCTCGTGAATAATGATTAATCTGCGCATTTTAAAGCGGTTTATTTATCATACGTGCCAAAAtcatattaattttaaatatatttatatatttaacccTTGCATTCTTGAGCaaattgcattgttttaaaaacgaACTGTCATGATAAATGAATATGGATTAAAAAGACCAATAATAGTCATCTATAAATGTAGGCTAAAGTATTGAGACTTTAcaaagtatttgtttatattttgatttcCGAGTctacctttattttattttgatattggcGCCTCTTGGCGTGCATGTTTAACACTGTGTATGTTTCTTATAAAACATGCTTTCGGCGCCCCCTGTGGCGCTCTTCTGCGTTGCACATCTCCCCTTTTGCGCCACAAGGGGGCAGATTTGATTCCTGCCGCATGAATCGAGTGAAAAAGTTCATCTGAGCTGGAGAAACTTCATGTGAGATGAGCAGATGGAAACGGGCTCTCCTCAACATCACTTCACGAGGCGCTGCTTATCGTTTAACTTCACAAACTAAGCCGCTTTATTCACATCACATGATGATGTTTAGATTATTATTCTGTCTGGTGTTTGTTGGCTCAGCGCACGCGGATAAACGCGCAGTGGAGATGAAGATGAGCCTGGTGGAGTCTTCCTCGCCCGCACTGGATCACCCGAGCTCCACATCATCACACCATCACCGCGATGAGGATCTCGCGACCCGAGCGCACCACCCCCCGAGAGTCCCACGCGGATCTAAATCAAAGCTGAAAGACCGACACCCGGTTCTTCACACCCACCAATACACGAGACCCCATCCCGACCCCGACGGGTTCTTCACGACACCCAGAACCTTCCACGGGTCACTGCGCGTGCACAACCCGTTATACCCGGTGACGGAGGAGTCGTACAGCGCGTACGCGGTGATGCTGCTGGCGCTCGTCGTGTTCTCCGTGGGCATCGTGGGCAATCTCGCGCTCATGTGTATCGTGTGGCACGACTATTACCTGAAGAACACGTGGAACTGTGTGCTGGCCAGTGTGGCGTTCTGGGACTTCATGGTTCTGTTCTTCTGTCTGCCTATCGTCATCTTCAATGAGTTGACCAAGAGAAGACTCGCGGGTGACCTGTCGTGCAGAATAGTGCCCTTCGTGGAGGTGTGTCACGtgtcctgtctgtctgtctgttcacaTCCCTGCTCAAATAAACAATATCACCACAGATGACACATTCTAAGAACTTTAATTACAAAAGCATTACACCACTGTCTGTTTACAGCAGTACACAAGTCCTTCATGTGCTGGTGTGTGAGACTGAAAACTGTTATCTTACATCTCAATCACATCAAAACATCTCTCTAGAGATAACATATCATCACAGTTACTATTTAAACCATATGTGATGACAAGggatgtgtctgtctgtctgtctgttcacgtgtctgtctgtctgtctgtctgttcacgTGTCTgttctgtctgttcatctgtttgtctgtccgttcacgtgtctgtctgtctgttcaccagtatgtctgtctgttcatctctctgttcacgtctgtctgtctgttcatctgtttgtccgttcatctgtctgtctgtctgttcatctctctgttcatctgtctgtctgttcacctgtctgttcatctgtctgtctgtcagttcacttgtctgtctgttcatctgtttgtctgtccgttcatctgtctgttcacctgtctgtctgattgTTCACCAGTCTGTCTGTTcacgtgtctgtctgtctgtctgttcacgtgtctgtctgttcatctgtttgtctgtccgttcacgtgtctgtctgtctgttcaccagtatgtctgtctgttcatctctctgttcacgtgtctgtctgtctgttcatctgtttgtccgttcatctgtctgtccatctctgttcatctgtctgtctgttcacctgtctgtctgtctgtcagttcacttgtctgtctgttcatctgtttgtctgtccgttcatctgtctgttcacctgtctgtctgattgTTCACCAGTCTGTCTGTTcacgtgtctgtctgtctgtctgttcacgtgtctgtctgttcatctgtttgtctgtccgttcacgtgtctgtctgtctgttcaccagtatgtctgtctgttcatctctctgttcacgtgtctgtctgtctgttcatctgtttgtccgttcatctgtctgtctgtctgttcatctgtctgtctgttcacctgtctgttcatctgtctgtctgtcagttcacttgtctgtctgttcatctgtttgtctgtccgttcatctgtctgttcacctgtctgtctgtctgttcacgtgtctgtctgttcatctgtttgtctgtccgttcatctctctgttcatctgtctgtctgttcacctgtctgtctgtctgtctgttcatctctctgtctgttcaccagtatgtctgtctgttcatctgtctgtctgttcaccagtatgtctgtctgttcacCTGTCTGTCCACTGTCTGTtcgttcatctgtctgtctgttcacctgtctgtctgtctgattgtTCACCAGTCTGTCTGTccgttcatctgtctgtctgtttctatTTGCTtgactctctttctctctttctgtttatatatgtgtctgtctgtctctatctgtctgtctgtccttttgtttatgtctgtatgtctgtctatAAATATTGGTCTGTCTTTCTGTTCATATATCTGTCTCACTCTATCTGTTaaacctgtctctctcttagtctatttctgtctgtctctctctctatatctgttttgtaaacatgtctctctctgtctatttttatctgtctgtctgtcagtatCTTTGATCATAAatatcagtctgtctgtctatgtCGGTCTTTCTGTTCGTATAtcagtctgtctgtttgtgtgtagtgtttATGTCCTTCTGTCAGTAGTGTATTGTGTTGTGAGAGTGTATTAAACTGTGTGCTCTTGTGATGTAAATGAGTTTTCTGGATAATTAGCAGCACTAATCACTCTCATTATCTGTTAAATGAGCCTTCagacacagtgtgtgtgtgtgtgttgacctACATCTGTTGTGTAATCTTTCCCATCTCTCAAACCTTCTGTTTCTTCCATTTGTCTGGAGAAGGAGAGAAATTGAGCGTGTCCACAAAAGTaaagtgtgttttaatgaacctgacgtgtttgtttctgtgtctcATGTTCAGGTGACATCTCTCGGTGTGACCACGTTCTCTCTGTGCGCTCTCAGCATCGACCGCTTCCACGCGGTGACCAGCGTCCGGCCCCGGCCGCGTCAGATCGAGGCCTGTCAATCAATCCTGGCCAAACTCTCTGTGATCTGGGTGGGTTCTCTGGTGCTGGCGTCTCCAGAGCTGCTGATGTGGCAGCTGGTGCAGGACGTTTCTCCGCACACGGGTCTCCCGCTGGACTCCTGCGGTCAGGAGCCGTCTGTCAATCTGCCCGAGTCTCTGTACTCGCTCGTGCTGACGTACCATCAGGCCCGGATGTGGTGGACGTTCGGCTGTTTCTTCTGTCTGCCTCTTCTCTTTACCGCCGCCTGTCAGCTGCTTACACGTCACGTGACGGATGAAAATGCCAAGCATGCCCGAccgtcctcttcctcctccaccTCGTCACCCAAGAAACGGCAGCGGGCGCGTCGCGAGCGTCAGCTGACACGTACGGTATTGGCGCTGGCGGTTGTATACGCCACGTGTAGCTTACCAGAAAACGCCTGGAACATCGTCCTGGCATACGTGGGTGTGGAGGTGGGTGTGGCCACGCGGGCACTGCtggctctgattggtcagttccTGTTGTTTGTGCGCGCTGGGGCCACGCCCGTTATTCTGCTCTGCATCTGTCGGTCTCTCGGGCAGGCGTTCATGGACTGTTGCTGCTGTTGTTGCGAGGAGTGCAGGCCGGACCAgtcttcatcatcatcgtcTTCGTCCGCATCCACCAACGCTACAGCCGTCTCGTCGTCACCTTCATCTCAAGAGGAGAAACTGAAGATCGTATCCGGGGCGTCGCCCGCCGCATTCTTTGATCGAGTTAAAGATGCTCCTGCCGAGCTGATCATCGGAACACCTTGTTAGAGATTCTTCGGTTTATATCCGTGTCTAAACTGTGAAGGATTTATATTCCggtgaaggaatagttcacacaaaaccTTCCGTGGAAAAAGATCCAGAAATCACTCAAATAGGAACTTCTtagacaataaataaatagtaaatcaTCAAACACAATGTTTGATTACAATTTCGGATCCCGGTCCAAACTTGTACTTAGTTACAATATCAACACATAAATTGTTAACTTATAGCTGTTTTTGCAtctttagtttttagttttgaCAGGAATACACTGGgacatgtgttttttatatatgcAATCCAAAAAAATTGCAGTTGATCTGCAGCATTCGAATCTCATTTACACtaaattctgtcaaataaaaaaaagtttgtttatttttgttttctggtTCCATCTccattcataaaaacaaatgtttttcattttgctgttttgtgttttacatatatatatacatatcaaCAATAGTAGTCTGGTGTAAAATGATCTTGTCttgtattaataattaatattttgttcatgATGAGATACGTTGTATTGCTGGATGGACATTCACGCAAACttgaaaacatttcaatgcattttatttgatttttaaatattgttttgaaaGCAAACGTATTAAATGGAGAAGAACGCTTGTAAAGGCAAGATGACAATTTGTGATCTTTTGAAGAGAAGGTGTTGTCTggataattgtgtttttgtgaatcatacagtatgtttatCAAAGTCTGTCTGATGTCAATCTGCTGGAGTTCCCTTTATAAACTCTCAGACAAACCACTAGCCGTAAAACattcttttgtgattttaacGTGTGATTTAGAGGACGACCGTAATACCTAATCGTGACATTGTAGCTGTGCAGATCTTTAGCGTCAGGGTTTTtctatcttttctacaataaaaGAGTTTGTGATGTTCgtggatttgtgttttttccacaCAAGAGTGAATGTAGTGCCGAGTGTTTCTCAAGGATTCTCCTCCCACATCAGATTCTCAGGAGGGTTCCTCGGGGGTCCATAAGGGCATCATTGTTCCTGCTCCTCGGCCCCCGCGCGGTTGCTAAGCGCCCGTCACGCGCGGCTCTCAGCATTCAGACTCCAAACAAGGCATCAGACGCTACATTCTGTCTGTGTCGGGCCGCCGGTTGCCGTGGAGACTGTTGGCGGGGCTCGCGCTCTGATGTGGAGCGTTGGGCAGTTCGACTGGCCAGGGGTTAGAACGGGGCAATAAGTCATTTGGAACGGATTAAACGCCCAGAATGATGTCCTGACCCTGCGTCTGAAGGAACCGCTTAGTGAGACTGTGAATCACAACCCTTAGATCatgatgtgaaaataaaatctaCTCTACTGTAGTTCAAATAAAAGTGTTGTATACACGTATAGAGGCTATTTTGGAGAACTCATTTGTATTTCTACTCTTAAGTTAATGAACTAAGTTAAGTTTAAAGTGAAATGTTGACTtccattaacacaaaaacataacacgtaaaaataaaatagatattaTAGTAAAAATAGATTCATccgtccctttaaataaaaaacataataaaactcTTTCTCATGGGGACTGTGTATGCACAACGTATGCGAAACTCCCacttacacacacgcacacataaagaagcgtgttttgttgtttaccaGAACAACGATGTGAAttcatgaatgaataaaatcattGAACAATACGCTGCTTTAACAATACGCATTTAACATACgctgatatttaaaaatatcataaaactataaaaaaactgtatccTGAATAATCATCAGATTACATTCAATGCCGATTTGATAGCACGATTAAATTCCACTAAAATATTTGACacataatgatttattattatgtatttcaTTTCTTGAGTTCAGTttgaatagagagagagagagagagagagagagagaggggtgtgtgtgtggaccttaacctgaatacacaccacCTCATGGAGACCAAAATTGAGCTTTCGaccaaaagcttataaattgtacagaacgattttttttaaatgctaaaagTTTTCTACGATCTTTAGGTCTAGGGGTTGTGTAAgaggataaaatatacagttggTACAGTATAAGAAACATTCCTCATATagactgtccccacagagataataaaacatacgtgtgtgtgtgtgagagagagtgagtgagtgaggtgtgtgtgttacataatcaaaattgtgtgtgttttgtgtgggaGCCAgcacagttgtgtgtgtgtgtgtatgtgtgtcttcATCATCACCATGGTAACGCTCTGATAGCTGGTCTCCAGATCTCTGTGGGTTCCGCGGAACCGAACCGTCAGCATCTCTGCGGGTTTGACGTCCGCTCCACAGCAGCAGGAACATCCACTGGATCTGCTGTCATGAGCCGGATCTCATTCCCAGCGGCCCACATCCGACGTCTCCGTGACAACCACTGAACTCTGACCTCCGGCCTTCTCACATCCTAGCAGCAGctgaatgacacacacacaaaggcagAAGCAGCCGGGCCGCCCGGTCCAAAACCAACACCGGTGAGGGGTCTGACAAACACAACATTGACTCTAGAAAACCATCAAGTTCTCAAGAACTAAATTCATTTTATCTTCCGGaatgaaatatttgtatctAGCGACCTCTAGCGGAGAGGATCCGTAACACACGCTGAAGGCGAGAAAGGAAGAAACCGGTCGATCTGAGAGGGAAAtcgtttattttcattttaaataatctgtaataacaataacaacatgTACAGTTATCACCGCCAGGACGAGAGAATATAAAGTTGTGTATGATGTTATGTCGACTGCTTTAAAAAGTTTCTTTCTGAGAAAAAGACGAATAGAACCGCTCCGGTTTTTACTCTGTAACTATGGCAACTTGCTCCATCCCAGAATAAGTCATGCAGGGGAAAGTCACCCCGGTCCCAACTACTCAAACATGTGGGCCACgatgagaaagaaaaacataatcgCTGAAAAACGAACGAATTGATTCAAGCGATTCGAGCTCAGCGTCTGCGCAGCGAATCGATCACGTGACAGAACGCGCGCGACGCTTTCAGACACTTTGCACTGAAACAGAGATTATTGTGTAGTGTAGAAATTGTATTAAACAACCGGATGGATATAAAATGATCACCAGTAGCAAaagtcaacagaaaaaaaactgcggtgtttttaaaaagtaaatctgATTCTAGTCTACACGACTCATGCTCACTATTACTGTCACGCGCACGCGCacgctctctcacacacaatcCGTTTCTTCAGATCGCTGTGAATACGGATGggattttctttattatattattattattattattattaatatggGACGCAACTCACAACAGGACCAACAACAGAATGTTCAGAATGGCTTTTCTATTTACACGATCCAAAAACACTGCCAACGAAAACCAGTAAAAAACATgccaaaaaataacaaatgaataaaaaaaacatgtacatttacatatgtATAATCTAAACAGACAAGCGTTTGTTAAGCACGATTCAGGCTGAAGATATCGACACGTGCAAGAAAAACAAAGTTAACAAAAACAACGTCGTTCAGATGAAACACTGACTGAAGTTAATATGCGTTGATCTCCGCtgtctgtaataaataaatggacgTTTGATCGGTAATCGTAGAAGACCGTGGCACGTGCGCTCGTGAGGTTCACCGTCAGACAAATAAATCAGGTGAGGTCGACATCACGTCAGCTGACGTCACAGGGTGATGTCAGAGCTGTACAAAGACAAAACGAGTGGGTTTGACAGTACGAGAGCGCCATCTGCTGGTGCCATAACACGACCATCGGTGAATCAGACCGTTCTGATCTGATCTCTGAGCACACACGCAAAACCACGTCACGTGACttcatgaagaaaaaaaacacaggagCAGAACGTAAACCTTCAGACGGCGTAAATGATATCTGTTAGTTTAtaagaacagagagagaaatcaaGAGCGTCTACAACACAGTCGATCACATGATGCCGTTCCTCCAATCAGACGCCGCCGCCGCCACCTCATCCTCAGCTCCGCCTGGTTCGCGAGTGCTGGATCAGCCACTGTAGCGTGATGTCTGCGAGACACAAGCGCGCTCagaaacgcacacaaacacggTACACACAACGACGACTGAATGAAGATCTCACCGATGTTGTCCTTCTCCTTACAGGAGATGGAGTAACAGCAGATCTCTCTGTCCTGAATGGCCGACAGGTTCCTGCACATCACAGACGCACATCTTAAACATCTCACGACATCACTGACACACAAAACTTGACAGGAACCCAAACGGTGAACTCACATTCTCTCGATGAGCTCCTTCTCGTCCAGAGATCCGGACAGATCTCGCTTGTTGCCCAACACAAGAACCTGACAGGAGATAACAGAGTGAGTCAACACCGTCAGGAAACCCTTCAAACGCACTGACAACAGCGAGACATAAACACAGGGAATTCTGGACATGTGTGTACTCACAGGAATCCCCTGTAGCTGAGGTTTATCTAACAAGTTGTGCAGCTCGTTTTTAGACGCCTCGATCTTTTCTGGATCAGCAGCGTCGACCATATACCTGACAGACAAGAACATTCACCTGTCGCTTTACTGAGAAGAAGAAGTTTGTTAATAAACAGTTCATAAGTGATACTCACACTATAGCACTGACTCCACGACAGTATCTCTCCCACATGCTCCTGAAGCGCGGCTGTCCTCCAATATCCCACAACTAcaaacgcacaaacacacacatttgtcaATCACTCCAGTGTACAGTTTCACAGatcatgtttgtttacatcAGAAGGTTGAGATTTTATTAGCCGTTTGTTTTATATTGGGTTTGCGAAatttgacatgtttaaaaaaatgtgtagtttCAATATTGTCCTAAAATAACACCAAACACCAAAGCGACGTAATAATAACAATACGGTAACAGGGTTGAAGTCTTTTGATTGGCTACAGCAGACGTGTGATCAAACATTAATGTGTATTATCCATAAATGTACATTTGCTATAAATTGTTCCATTGAtggttatttttctcaaataacTCCAGTAACAGGCTTGAAAGATCATAACTGAGGTAACATTATTGAACGATTACAACTCCAGTAACAGGGTTGAACGATCATAATAACTCCAGGAACAGGGTTGAACGATCATTTGACATGAAATTTGACATGTttagaaaaatgtgtgattttaatATTGTCCAAAAATAACACGAAACACCCAGACAacgtaataataataacaatacgGTAACAGGGTTGAAGTCTTTTGATTGGCTACAGCAGACGTGTGATCAAACGTTAATGTGTATTATCCATAAATGTACATTTGCTATAAATTGTTCCATTGAtggttatttttctcaaataacTCCAGTAACAGGGTTGACCGATCATAACTCCAGTTACAGGCTTGAAAGATCATAACTGAGGTAACATTATTGAACGATTATAACTCCAGTAACAGGGTTGAACGATCATAATAACTCCAGGAACAGGGTT
Coding sequences within:
- the arl8a gene encoding ADP-ribosylation factor-like protein 8A, giving the protein MIALFNKLLDWFKALFWKEEMELTLVGLQYSGKTTFVNVIASGQFSEDMIPTVGFNMRKITKGNVTIKLWDIGGQPRFRSMWERYCRGVSAIVYMVDAADPEKIEASKNELHNLLDKPQLQGIPVLVLGNKRDLSGSLDEKELIERMNLSAIQDREICCYSISCKEKDNIDITLQWLIQHSRTRRS
- the gpr37l1a gene encoding G-protein coupled receptor 37-like 1, with amino-acid sequence MSRWKRALLNITSRGAAYRLTSQTKPLYSHHMMMFRLLFCLVFVGSAHADKRAVEMKMSLVESSSPALDHPSSTSSHHHRDEDLATRAHHPPRVPRGSKSKLKDRHPVLHTHQYTRPHPDPDGFFTTPRTFHGSLRVHNPLYPVTEESYSAYAVMLLALVVFSVGIVGNLALMCIVWHDYYLKNTWNCVLASVAFWDFMVLFFCLPIVIFNELTKRRLAGDLSCRIVPFVEVTSLGVTTFSLCALSIDRFHAVTSVRPRPRQIEACQSILAKLSVIWVGSLVLASPELLMWQLVQDVSPHTGLPLDSCGQEPSVNLPESLYSLVLTYHQARMWWTFGCFFCLPLLFTAACQLLTRHVTDENAKHARPSSSSSTSSPKKRQRARRERQLTRTVLALAVVYATCSLPENAWNIVLAYVGVEVGVATRALLALIGQFLLFVRAGATPVILLCICRSLGQAFMDCCCCCCEECRPDQSSSSSSSSASTNATAVSSSPSSQEEKLKIVSGASPAAFFDRVKDAPAELIIGTPC